The Antarcticibacterium flavum genome contains the following window.
GGCATTCCGTCCGTATCAGACACCGTCCCGGTAATCTGAATGTCCTGCGCAAAAGAAATTTGCACGACTAACGCGAATAATAGCGTTAGAATTCCATTTAAACTTTTTTTCATTATTTTGTTAATTTGAATTAGCCTGCGCCAAAAATCATAATAATTTCTTAATATAACAAATCGATTACAAAATTTGATGTGTTAAATCTTTAACACTACGCTGCCCCTTAGATGCATAAACTTTCAAAGGGTTGCGTAGAATTTTAAATTATTTTCGCAAAAACATTCACATGTTAGCAAATTCCTTTTTAAAAGATAAATTAGAATGCGGCACAGATGAGGCCGGCAGAGGCTGCCTGGCGGGACCTGTAACCGCTGCAGCAGTCATTCTTCCTCCCCGGTTTAGAAACGCTATTTTGAATGATTCTAAAATTCTTAAAATTTCGCAAAGATTAATTTTAAGAGACATAATAGAAAAAAAAGCCATTTGCTTTTCTGTTGCTCACCTGGATAATAATAAGGTGGACGAAATCAATATATTGAATGCCTCAATTTTAGCTATGCACCATTGTATAGAAAATTTATCCATCCGGCCCCAGCACATCCTGGTTGACGGCAACCGCTTCAAGCCCTATCCCCAAATCCCGCACCTGTGTATGATAAAAGGAGACGCAAAATATATGAATATTGCAGCTGCATCCATCCTGGCAAAAACATACAGAGATGCCTATATGGAAGAGATACATGTGGAATATCCCATGTACAACTGGAGAAAGAACAAGGGATATCCTACCAGGGAACACAGGGAGGCGATAAGGAAATATGGAGTTACCAAATATCACAGAAAAAGCTTCAGGTTGCTGCCGGAACAGTTGGAACTTGCGCTTTGATTACTACCTTTGTTCTAAATAAAAAACCCCATACGTTGACCCGGAAAAGATTTCTGCTAAAACTTGCCATATTCCTTACCATAATTTCATGCAGCACCAATGATAGCAGCACAGCAGAAATAGATGATTTCATTCCTTCAGAAAGTATTTATATGTTTCAGGCCCCAGAGCTTGTTACGATGCTTAAAATGATGGACAGTCTGGAATTCCTTCAAAAAAACAGGTTCATAATTGAGCCCTCCCACAGGGAACAATTAGAATACTTAGCCAGGCATAGTGAGGGCGGAGTATCCTTGATAAGCCTTACCGGTGCAACAGCGGGAGGTTACGACTATACCATAATAAGCAGGGAGGAAAACATAACTATAGTAACAGATTCTGTGGTAAACAAATCTATTGAAACTTTCAATTATGAAAATTTCAGCATTAAGAAATACAAGCTCGAGGAAGCCGGGTTTTTTACTGTTACAAAAAATGGGATATTCCTGGCCAGCAATTCCAGGAAGCAGCTTGAAACACTTTTAAAGGAAAATAGCGCAGGAGTACCAAACCCTTTCAGCAAGGAATATGCTGCTGCAGATGCTTCAAAATTTTCTTTATTTATCAATCATA
Protein-coding sequences here:
- a CDS encoding ribonuclease HII, coding for MLANSFLKDKLECGTDEAGRGCLAGPVTAAAVILPPRFRNAILNDSKILKISQRLILRDIIEKKAICFSVAHLDNNKVDEINILNASILAMHHCIENLSIRPQHILVDGNRFKPYPQIPHLCMIKGDAKYMNIAAASILAKTYRDAYMEEIHVEYPMYNWRKNKGYPTREHREAIRKYGVTKYHRKSFRLLPEQLELAL